A genomic region of Roseateles amylovorans contains the following coding sequences:
- the rapZ gene encoding RNase adapter RapZ — protein MSGGGKSIAMHALEDAGFFCVDNLPPELLPHFLKLEQESGSQRRVAIAVDVRSAGSLPQLLLHIKELRLNGVALRAIFLDADNDTLLRRFSETRRPHPLRAGATEDGDTHRALQEAIALERELLTPLRMESTVIDSSQLRPAQLRAWVRDLVRVSGSSLTMVFESFAFKHGVPSDADFVFDVRVLPNPYYDRELRPLTGRDAPVASYLEQQPEVRLMLSQIGAFISQWLPNFAADQRSYLTIAIGCTGGQHRSVYLVETLAKQFAFHGQVLKRHRELDAR, from the coding sequence ATGTCGGGCGGCGGCAAGTCGATTGCCATGCATGCGCTGGAGGATGCGGGCTTCTTCTGCGTGGACAACCTGCCGCCGGAGCTGCTGCCCCACTTCCTCAAGCTGGAGCAGGAAAGCGGCTCACAGCGTCGGGTGGCGATTGCGGTGGATGTACGTAGCGCGGGCTCGCTGCCGCAGCTGCTGCTGCACATCAAGGAACTGCGGCTGAACGGCGTCGCGCTGCGGGCGATCTTCCTGGATGCGGACAACGACACCCTGCTGCGCCGCTTCTCCGAAACCCGCCGACCGCATCCGCTGCGCGCCGGCGCCACCGAGGACGGGGACACCCATCGCGCGCTGCAGGAAGCCATCGCGCTGGAACGCGAACTGCTGACGCCGCTGCGCATGGAATCCACGGTGATCGACAGCAGCCAGCTGCGGCCGGCCCAGTTGCGCGCCTGGGTGCGCGATCTGGTGCGGGTGAGCGGCTCATCGCTGACGATGGTGTTCGAATCCTTCGCGTTCAAGCACGGCGTGCCCAGCGATGCGGACTTCGTCTTCGATGTCCGCGTGCTGCCCAATCCCTACTACGACCGCGAACTGCGGCCGCTCACCGGGCGCGATGCGCCGGTGGCTAGCTACCTGGAACAGCAGCCCGAGGTGCGTCTGATGCTCAGCCAGATCGGCGCCTTCATCTCGCAATGGCTGCCGAACTTCGCCGCCGACCAGCGCAGCTATCTCACCATCGCCATCGGCTGCACCGGGGGTCAGCATCGGTCGGTGTATTTGGTCGAGACCCTGGCCAAGCAGTTCGCTTTCCACGGTCAGGTGCTCAAGCGGCATCGGGAGCTCGACGCTCGCTGA